The following are encoded in a window of Dehalococcoidia bacterium genomic DNA:
- a CDS encoding DUF2892 domain-containing protein, with translation MQRNEGSVDRIVRLVLGAVALILAFLILDAGSGAVGGVVLAVIGAIILLTAATGCCLLYNLFHFSTIK, from the coding sequence ATGCAGCGGAATGAAGGGTCCGTTGACCGAATTGTGCGGCTGGTTCTGGGTGCAGTAGCGCTGATTCTGGCATTTCTCATTCTCGATGCGGGTAGCGGGGCAGTGGGAGGGGTGGTGCTGGCGGTTATTGGAGCGATAATACTGCTCACTGCAGCGACAGGATGCTGTCTGCTGTACAATTTATTTCACTTTTCAACAATAAAATAG
- a CDS encoding antibiotic biosynthesis monooxygenase — protein sequence MTVKIVIERTAKPDQQGELLLLLRELRAHAIQQPGYISGETLTSVDRSGMHLVISTWHSLQDWRAWENNPQRTKISAQIEPLLTNPSKVGVYVEPWASLPEGI from the coding sequence ATGACGGTAAAGATTGTCATAGAACGAACGGCAAAGCCGGACCAGCAAGGCGAGCTGCTTCTGCTACTTAGGGAACTGCGGGCGCACGCCATCCAACAGCCGGGCTATATATCGGGAGAAACGCTGACCTCGGTGGATAGATCTGGAATGCATCTGGTCATCAGCACGTGGCACAGCCTGCAGGACTGGAGAGCCTGGGAGAACAACCCCCAGCGGACGAAGATCTCAGCCCAGATCGAGCCCCTGCTGACCAACCCGTCAAAAGTGGGCGTTTACGTGGAACCATGGGCCTCGCTGCCTGAAGGTATCTGA
- the aroF gene encoding 3-deoxy-7-phosphoheptulonate synthase: MIVEMRRDASKDQVDHVVERAHSFGFEVQLNLGTEKTVVAILGGDTGKVQTDVFAVLPGVEGVTRVMKPYKLASREFHPKPSKMNVSGVEIGGERVVVMAGPCAVESEEQLMETARAVRDLGAAVVRGGAFKPRTSPFSFQGLEKDALTMLARVKSELGIPVITEVVDIENIGLIARHADILQVGARNMQNFALLKELSKLRHPILLKRGLSATVTEWLTAADYLMAEGNRRIILCERGVRTFEDSVRFSVDISSIAVVKHFSHLPVIVDPSHAAGHYAYVPSIARAAIAAGADGLLIEVHRNPEEALVDGLQSLTIPNFERLMAELKPIAEAVGRYI, from the coding sequence ATGATTGTTGAGATGAGAAGGGACGCCAGCAAAGATCAGGTCGATCACGTGGTGGAAAGGGCACACTCCTTTGGCTTTGAGGTGCAGTTGAACCTGGGCACCGAAAAGACGGTGGTGGCTATCCTGGGCGGCGATACCGGCAAGGTACAGACCGATGTTTTCGCCGTTTTACCCGGGGTTGAGGGCGTCACCCGTGTGATGAAGCCGTATAAGCTTGCCTCAAGGGAGTTCCATCCCAAGCCAAGTAAAATGAATGTGTCTGGCGTGGAAATAGGGGGGGAGAGGGTAGTAGTAATGGCCGGCCCTTGCGCCGTGGAGAGTGAGGAGCAGCTTATGGAGACGGCCAGGGCGGTCAGGGATCTGGGGGCTGCGGTGGTTAGAGGTGGCGCCTTTAAGCCCCGCACCTCGCCCTTTAGCTTCCAGGGACTGGAAAAGGATGCTTTGACGATGTTGGCCCGGGTCAAATCTGAGCTTGGCATTCCGGTTATCACCGAGGTGGTTGACATCGAGAACATAGGCTTGATCGCCAGGCACGCTGACATATTGCAGGTCGGCGCCCGCAACATGCAGAACTTCGCCCTGCTCAAGGAGTTGAGCAAGCTGAGGCATCCCATCCTGCTGAAAAGGGGGCTTTCCGCTACTGTCACCGAGTGGCTGACTGCGGCCGATTATCTAATGGCTGAGGGCAATCGGCGAATAATCCTGTGTGAGCGCGGAGTCAGAACCTTCGAGGATAGTGTCCGGTTTTCCGTGGACATCAGTTCGATTGCGGTGGTCAAGCACTTCAGCCACCTACCGGTCATAGTGGATCCCAGCCACGCTGCGGGACACTATGCCTATGTGCCCAGCATCGCCAGGGCTGCGATAGCCGCCGGGGCGGATGGTCTCCTGATAGAGGTACACCGCAATCCGGAAGAAGCGCTCGTCGATGGCCTGCAATCGCTTACCATCCCGAACTTCGAGCGGCTGATGGCCGAGCTGAAGCCCATAGCCGAGGCGGTGGGCAGGTACATCTAG
- a CDS encoding LysE family transporter gives MVAASLFLIFGTAFVVGLSGAIMPGPVLAVTISESARRGFRAGPLLVLGHAIVELPLVVALAWGLSEVLEQSLVAGIIGVVGGLVLLGMSYALLRQSRRAVSPLEVSSRPHSQVHWLIAAGALLSVANPFWLLWWATVGTKFVLWSLAAGTIGVAIFFIGHILSDLGWYSMVSLVIARGKRLMSLRVYRGLLLTCGLFLIGLGVYFVVSGAMFLTEV, from the coding sequence ATGGTGGCTGCCAGCCTCTTCCTCATTTTCGGTACCGCCTTTGTCGTCGGACTCTCCGGTGCTATTATGCCCGGGCCTGTGCTTGCCGTTACCATCAGCGAGTCGGCGAGGCGGGGGTTTCGTGCCGGGCCGCTCCTGGTCCTGGGCCATGCCATAGTCGAGCTGCCATTGGTAGTGGCCCTCGCCTGGGGACTGAGCGAGGTTCTGGAGCAAAGCCTGGTAGCGGGGATAATCGGGGTGGTCGGCGGCCTCGTTCTGCTGGGAATGTCGTACGCCCTGCTGCGCCAGTCCCGCCGGGCGGTATCTCCACTGGAGGTCAGCTCTCGGCCACATTCGCAGGTGCACTGGCTTATTGCCGCCGGTGCGCTGTTGAGCGTGGCCAATCCCTTCTGGCTGTTATGGTGGGCCACCGTGGGCACCAAGTTTGTATTGTGGTCCCTGGCAGCAGGGACAATAGGGGTGGCCATCTTCTTCATAGGCCATATCCTTTCCGACCTGGGATGGTATAGCATGGTGTCATTGGTCATCGCACGTGGAAAGCGACTGATGAGCCTGAGGGTTTACCGGGGGTTGCTGCTCACCTGCGGCCTGTTCCTTATCGGGTTGGGAGTTTACTTTGTGGTCTCGGGTGCTATGTTCCTTACGGAGGTCTAG
- the hpt gene encoding hypoxanthine phosphoribosyltransferase yields the protein MEQHIAAYYKVLQQLATEPVSSDTLRDNLATVARKTAAAMKAAGCSVLLFDAQRRSLLHAVSYGLSDWYLRKGFLDADKSLSDTLKGNVVTVLDAATDTRIQYREMAQRQRFASVISVPLKQGENVIGALRVYTHEQRHFSTDDTKFLTAVAGLAATAVENAQLHQLTAGIPVTSSDALPSQTGSPGIPRDLIRPVSFFHPSEEEFARLLDFYKIGWMYEPRSFPLRWNNDRVEEMFTPDFYLTELDLYIELTTLKQDLLREKKRKMRLMKELYPEVNIKLLNKRDYHRLLAKYGYGPLGRAEVDVEKVFLSASQIHSRVRQLGKAISRDYAGRSPLLVGILKGVVCFMSDLMRSISLPLSVDFIAISYYGDSQTENVRIISGVDKSIAGVDVIMVEDIVDTGMTLNFVLNQLATHKPASLEVCTLLDKRVRRLVDVPIKYVGFEVPDEFVVGYGLDYNGEFRNLPFIGTLTPLQPTTSGGGDQTGGSHSGE from the coding sequence ATGGAACAGCATATAGCTGCTTACTATAAAGTGCTCCAGCAACTTGCTACCGAACCCGTATCCAGCGATACGTTAAGGGATAATCTAGCCACTGTCGCCAGGAAGACCGCCGCAGCAATGAAAGCAGCAGGCTGCTCAGTGCTTCTTTTCGATGCCCAAAGACGCAGCCTGCTGCACGCCGTCTCATATGGTCTAAGCGATTGGTATCTACGCAAAGGATTCCTCGATGCGGATAAAAGCCTGAGCGATACCCTTAAGGGTAATGTGGTAACCGTGCTGGATGCTGCTACCGACACCCGCATCCAATACAGGGAAATGGCCCAGCGCCAGAGGTTCGCTTCCGTGATCAGCGTACCGCTCAAGCAAGGTGAAAATGTCATAGGCGCGCTGAGGGTCTACACTCACGAGCAACGCCATTTCTCCACTGACGATACTAAGTTCTTGACTGCAGTGGCCGGTCTCGCTGCCACCGCTGTAGAAAATGCCCAGCTCCACCAGCTAACTGCAGGTATTCCCGTGACATCGAGCGACGCGCTGCCATCACAAACTGGCTCGCCGGGAATTCCTCGGGATTTGATCCGACCGGTCTCCTTCTTCCATCCTTCAGAGGAGGAGTTTGCCAGGCTCCTTGACTTCTATAAGATAGGGTGGATGTACGAGCCCCGCTCATTCCCCCTGAGGTGGAATAATGACAGGGTGGAGGAGATGTTCACCCCGGACTTTTACCTGACCGAGCTGGACCTTTATATAGAGCTCACCACCCTGAAACAGGATTTACTCAGGGAAAAGAAGCGCAAGATGCGTCTTATGAAGGAGCTCTACCCCGAGGTCAATATCAAGCTCCTCAACAAGAGGGATTATCACCGCCTGCTTGCCAAGTACGGATATGGGCCTCTGGGGCGGGCCGAGGTAGATGTGGAAAAGGTATTCCTGAGTGCCAGTCAAATACATAGCAGGGTGCGTCAACTAGGAAAGGCGATCTCTCGCGACTATGCTGGAAGGAGTCCTCTCCTGGTAGGCATTCTCAAAGGCGTCGTATGTTTCATGTCGGACCTGATGCGCAGCATATCCCTGCCGCTAAGCGTGGACTTTATAGCCATTTCCTATTACGGTGACTCGCAGACGGAGAACGTGCGAATCATTAGTGGCGTGGATAAAAGTATAGCCGGTGTTGACGTTATAATGGTAGAGGATATCGTAGACACGGGTATGACGTTGAACTTTGTGCTAAACCAACTCGCCACGCACAAACCTGCCAGTCTCGAAGTGTGCACCCTTTTGGACAAGAGGGTTCGCCGATTGGTGGATGTTCCCATAAAGTATGTAGGCTTCGAGGTGCCTGATGAGTTCGTGGTGGGGTATGGATTAGATTACAACGGGGAATTCAGGAATCTACCCTTTATTGGGACGCTGACCCCTCTTCAGCCCACGACAAGCGGTGGTGGAGACCAGACTGGTGGCTCACATAGCGGCGAATAA
- the secE gene encoding preprotein translocase subunit SecE has product MRRQATAGGSVFPRIRRYIAEVVAELKKVTWPTREEAKRLTKMVLIIAGAIGLILGTFDYGFTHLMDWIVSIGG; this is encoded by the coding sequence ATGAGAAGGCAGGCTACGGCGGGAGGGTCGGTATTCCCCCGGATTCGTAGGTATATCGCTGAGGTCGTCGCTGAGCTAAAGAAGGTAACCTGGCCTACCAGAGAGGAAGCAAAGCGGCTCACCAAAATGGTTCTCATAATCGCCGGTGCGATAGGGCTTATTCTGGGGACGTTCGATTACGGCTTCACTCATCTTATGGACTGGATAGTAAGCATAGGAGGATGA
- a CDS encoding PaaI family thioesterase, whose product MIEIKEMRQRFDNSPCAVHLGMSLVELSSGYARVKLELKREFLNWDNMIHGGVIATLLDQAFGCACNTLENIHVAVQMNIHFLAAAPVGETIYAESRVLHAGKRVGVSEMTVFDSKGKIIARATGTTVSMGARG is encoded by the coding sequence ATGATTGAAATTAAGGAGATGCGTCAGCGGTTCGATAACTCACCCTGCGCGGTTCATCTTGGCATGAGCCTGGTGGAGCTGTCATCGGGATATGCCAGGGTGAAGCTCGAGCTAAAAAGGGAGTTTCTGAACTGGGATAATATGATTCACGGTGGCGTTATCGCCACCCTACTTGACCAGGCCTTTGGCTGCGCATGCAATACCCTGGAGAATATACACGTTGCTGTCCAGATGAACATCCATTTCCTTGCCGCAGCGCCGGTTGGGGAGACCATCTATGCTGAATCCAGGGTTTTGCATGCAGGAAAGAGAGTAGGGGTATCGGAGATGACGGTCTTCGATTCCAAGGGGAAAATAATTGCCCGGGCCACGGGAACCACTGTCTCTATGGGGGCACGAGGCTGA
- a CDS encoding PPC domain-containing DNA-binding protein, with the protein MKSCEGRLGRVFIIRLEDGDEVPACIEVFAEEKGISVGQVILVGGIGDGEIVVGPRRSNERPPQPMLLPVDGAHEVVGAGVLAPGEDGKPTLHIHAALGRSGNTMCGCLRPGVTTWLVGEAILFEILGVDAARVRDEQSGFALLDVETKVGSAEKRA; encoded by the coding sequence ATGAAATCATGTGAAGGACGTTTGGGACGAGTTTTTATAATACGGCTTGAGGATGGCGACGAGGTGCCCGCTTGTATTGAGGTCTTCGCCGAAGAGAAGGGTATATCGGTAGGTCAGGTTATCCTAGTGGGCGGTATCGGGGACGGTGAAATCGTCGTGGGCCCCAGACGCTCGAACGAAAGACCGCCGCAGCCAATGCTGCTACCGGTTGACGGCGCCCATGAGGTGGTTGGAGCAGGTGTGCTCGCCCCCGGGGAAGACGGGAAACCAACCTTACACATACATGCTGCGCTGGGACGCTCGGGCAATACCATGTGCGGGTGCCTGCGGCCCGGCGTTACTACCTGGCTTGTTGGTGAAGCTATCCTGTTTGAAATCCTGGGCGTGGATGCAGCACGTGTAAGGGATGAGCAGAGCGGTTTCGCTCTACTGGATGTTGAAACCAAAGTGGGCAGTGCGGAGAAGAGAGCTTAG
- the tuf gene encoding elongation factor Tu, whose translation MSKKLFERTKPHVNVGTIGHVDHGKTTLTAAITKILASAGITKYRAFDSIDNAPEEKARGLTIAIAHIEYETEKRHYAHVDCPGHADYIKNMITGAAQMDGAILVIAADDGVMPQTREHLLLAHQVEVPYIICCINKVDLVDDEELLEVSELELQEEVLPHYGFPGKEVPIVRVSALKALECGCGKRECQWCGLIWKLLDTLDDYIPTPARDKDKPFLMPIEDVFSIKGRGTVATGRVERGVIKPGEEVDIVGLRDTRRAVVTSVEMFHKTLADGEPGDAVGCLLRGVEREDILRGMVLAAKGSIKPHTDAEAEIYVLTKEEGGRHTPFFTGYKPQFFIRTTDVTGSIELPQGVEMVMPGDNIKMKVKLIEPVAMEEGLRFAVREGGRTVGAGVITKTID comes from the coding sequence ATGTCAAAGAAACTCTTTGAGCGAACCAAGCCCCATGTTAATGTGGGGACCATCGGTCACGTCGATCACGGCAAGACCACACTGACCGCAGCGATAACCAAGATACTAGCCAGTGCGGGCATCACTAAGTATCGCGCCTTCGACTCCATCGATAATGCCCCTGAAGAGAAGGCCCGGGGGTTGACCATCGCCATCGCTCATATCGAGTATGAGACGGAGAAGCGCCACTACGCACACGTCGATTGCCCCGGCCACGCTGACTATATCAAGAACATGATCACCGGGGCAGCTCAAATGGACGGCGCCATCCTGGTGATCGCTGCCGATGATGGGGTGATGCCGCAGACGAGGGAGCACCTACTGCTGGCACACCAGGTAGAGGTGCCCTATATTATTTGCTGCATAAACAAGGTGGATTTGGTGGATGACGAGGAGCTTTTAGAGGTGAGCGAGCTCGAGTTGCAGGAGGAAGTGCTGCCCCATTACGGCTTCCCCGGCAAGGAGGTACCGATAGTAAGGGTGAGTGCCTTAAAGGCACTGGAGTGTGGCTGCGGCAAGCGGGAGTGTCAGTGGTGCGGCCTTATCTGGAAGCTACTGGATACCCTGGACGACTACATCCCCACCCCGGCGCGAGACAAGGACAAGCCCTTCCTCATGCCCATCGAGGACGTCTTCAGCATCAAGGGGCGGGGGACGGTGGCCACCGGACGGGTGGAGCGCGGGGTGATAAAGCCGGGGGAGGAGGTGGATATCGTGGGGCTCAGAGATACCCGCAGGGCTGTGGTCACCAGCGTGGAGATGTTCCACAAGACCCTCGCCGATGGGGAGCCCGGTGATGCCGTCGGCTGCCTGCTCCGCGGGGTGGAAAGGGAGGATATATTGCGGGGCATGGTGCTGGCAGCCAAGGGATCGATTAAGCCACACACCGACGCCGAGGCTGAGATATACGTCCTCACCAAGGAGGAGGGAGGCAGGCACACCCCATTCTTCACCGGCTACAAGCCTCAGTTCTTCATCAGAACAACCGACGTAACCGGAAGCATCGAGCTGCCCCAGGGTGTAGAGATGGTGATGCCCGGCGATAATATCAAGATGAAGGTGAAGCTCATCGAGCCTGTTGCCATGGAGGAGGGGCTGAGGTTCGCCGTCAGAGAGGGTGGCCGCACCGTAGGTGCTGGCGTGATCACCAAGACTATAGACTAG
- the rplA gene encoding 50S ribosomal protein L1 — MAKHGKHYKDATKLVERTREYDPQEAIALAKQAAYANFDETVELHLHMGLDPRHADQQVRGVASLPHGLGKQVRVLVFTQGEGVRTAEEGGAEHVGCDDLVKRIEDGWLEFDVAIATPDVMNKVSKLGKILGRRGLMPNPKSGTIVPPQDLPRAISDARKGRVDFRIDKTAVIHLPVGKLSFDNDKLQENLATLIETVMRAKPSGSKGQYIRSATLCTSMGPGINLDLKPTMELRAP; from the coding sequence ATGGCCAAGCACGGCAAACACTATAAGGATGCTACTAAGCTGGTGGAGCGTACCAGGGAGTACGACCCTCAAGAGGCCATCGCGCTGGCAAAGCAGGCAGCCTATGCCAATTTCGATGAAACGGTGGAGCTTCACCTCCATATGGGTCTCGACCCCCGCCATGCCGACCAGCAGGTGAGAGGGGTCGCCAGCCTCCCTCATGGACTGGGCAAGCAGGTCAGAGTACTGGTGTTCACCCAGGGAGAGGGGGTGAGGACCGCCGAGGAGGGAGGGGCGGAGCATGTGGGCTGCGACGACCTGGTGAAGCGCATCGAGGACGGGTGGCTGGAATTCGATGTCGCCATCGCCACCCCCGATGTCATGAACAAGGTCTCCAAGCTGGGCAAGATCCTGGGACGTCGGGGACTGATGCCCAATCCAAAGTCGGGAACCATCGTACCACCCCAGGACCTGCCCCGCGCTATAAGCGATGCCCGAAAGGGACGGGTCGATTTCAGGATAGACAAGACAGCGGTGATCCACCTCCCCGTGGGCAAGCTGAGCTTCGACAACGATAAGCTGCAGGAGAATCTGGCAACCCTGATCGAGACCGTGATGAGAGCCAAGCCCAGCGGGTCCAAGGGTCAATATATAAGGAGCGCCACGCTCTGCACATCGATGGGGCCGGGGATCAATCTCGACCTGAAGCCAACCATGGAGCTGCGCGCTCCGTAA
- the rplK gene encoding 50S ribosomal protein L11 — protein MAKKITTVIKLQLPAGQASPAPPVGPILGQYGCNIMAFCKEYNERTSSQAGSIVPAEITVYADRSFSFNLKTPPVADLLRRALSVEKGSGVPNMEKIGTLPREKLQEIARLKMKDLNAADMDGALRMIEGTARSMGIEVE, from the coding sequence TTGGCTAAAAAGATAACGACGGTGATAAAGCTCCAGCTCCCCGCGGGGCAGGCAAGCCCAGCCCCGCCGGTGGGCCCTATCCTGGGGCAGTATGGCTGCAACATCATGGCCTTCTGCAAGGAGTACAACGAGCGCACCTCCTCCCAGGCAGGTTCCATTGTCCCTGCGGAGATTACCGTATATGCCGACCGCTCTTTCAGCTTTAACCTCAAGACCCCGCCGGTCGCCGACCTGCTGCGGAGAGCGCTCAGCGTGGAGAAGGGGAGCGGCGTGCCCAACATGGAAAAGATCGGCACGCTGCCCAGGGAGAAGCTTCAGGAGATCGCCAGGCTTAAGATGAAGGACCTCAATGCCGCCGACATGGATGGTGCACTGCGGATGATAGAGGGCACGGCAAGGAGCATGGGGATCGAGGTGGAATAA
- the rpmG gene encoding 50S ribosomal protein L33 produces the protein MAKKGTARIIIHLACTECKDRTYTTSKNKRNDPERLELKRYCPRCRTHQVYREVR, from the coding sequence TTGGCTAAGAAGGGAACTGCCCGGATTATAATTCATCTCGCCTGCACCGAGTGCAAGGACCGGACATATACCACCAGCAAGAACAAAAGGAACGATCCGGAGCGGCTGGAGCTGAAGAGGTATTGCCCCCGCTGTCGCACCCACCAGGTCTATCGAGAGGTGCGCTAG
- the rplJ gene encoding 50S ribosomal protein L10 → MRLEEKKQAVSELAQKLERSSIVITTSYRGITVAEMTELRRRLRQKEIEYRVIKNTLAGFAAEQAGKAELSSIIEGPTALAFGYGDMVVPARALTDYIRSAKSQLRITGGLVEQRVLSAAEVATLATLPPKEVLIARLLIGMQGSILALVNVLNANLTGLINVLVARRNQLEGG, encoded by the coding sequence ATGCGTCTAGAGGAGAAGAAGCAGGCAGTTAGCGAGCTTGCCCAGAAGCTTGAGCGCTCCAGTATAGTCATCACCACCAGCTATCGCGGGATCACGGTGGCGGAGATGACCGAGCTGCGGCGTAGACTGCGCCAGAAGGAGATCGAATACCGGGTGATCAAGAATACCCTGGCTGGTTTTGCCGCAGAGCAGGCGGGCAAGGCAGAGCTCAGCAGTATCATCGAGGGACCGACCGCGCTCGCCTTCGGCTATGGCGACATGGTGGTGCCGGCCAGGGCGCTAACCGATTACATCCGCTCCGCTAAAAGCCAGCTCAGGATTACTGGTGGGCTGGTGGAGCAGCGGGTGCTCAGCGCCGCTGAGGTAGCAACTCTAGCTACCCTGCCCCCGAAGGAGGTGCTGATCGCCAGGCTGCTCATCGGGATGCAGGGGAGCATCCTGGCCCTGGTCAATGTGCTCAATGCAAACCTGACAGGCCTTATAAACGTGCTGGTTGCACGCAGAAATCAATTGGAAGGAGGATAA
- a CDS encoding helix-turn-helix domain-containing protein yields the protein MSRQGLSIKEAASAMGLSPKTVRRLIKDGKLPAELYNGKYGREYRILEIPPHLIAKKTLDNSSTQGMDMIRELQERNLQLAGQLGAAQERIHNLENQVKLLTMPRRPWWRRMFKVRIGE from the coding sequence ATGTCAAGACAGGGCCTTTCTATAAAAGAAGCAGCATCCGCAATGGGGTTATCACCCAAAACGGTTAGGCGGCTCATAAAGGACGGTAAGCTCCCCGCCGAGCTCTACAATGGCAAATACGGAAGGGAGTACCGCATCCTGGAAATACCACCCCACCTGATAGCCAAAAAGACCCTGGACAATAGCTCTACCCAGGGTATGGACATGATAAGGGAGCTACAGGAAAGAAACCTGCAGCTTGCCGGCCAACTGGGGGCGGCGCAGGAGCGAATACACAACCTGGAGAACCAGGTCAAGTTGTTAACGATGCCACGCAGGCCCTGGTGGAGACGAATGTTCAAAGTGAGAATTGGCGAGTAA
- the nusG gene encoding transcription termination/antitermination protein NusG: MVEDERRWYVIHTYSGYEHRVQTNLEHRVSSMDAQDKIFQVVIPTENEIEIKHGQKRTVAKKVFPGYILVELMLDDESWNVVRNTPGVTGFVGSGVKPTPLNDEEVNTIFNQMKADTPRVKVGFHPGESVRVVDGPFIDFIGVVDHINAEKGKVTVLISFFGRETPVELDFLQVERI; this comes from the coding sequence ATGGTAGAGGATGAGCGGAGATGGTATGTGATTCATACCTACTCCGGATACGAGCACAGGGTTCAGACCAACCTGGAGCACCGTGTCAGTTCGATGGATGCCCAGGATAAGATCTTTCAGGTGGTCATCCCCACAGAGAATGAGATCGAGATAAAGCATGGGCAAAAAAGGACAGTGGCCAAGAAGGTCTTTCCCGGCTACATCCTAGTAGAGCTGATGCTCGACGATGAGAGCTGGAATGTAGTGCGTAATACACCAGGGGTTACCGGCTTCGTGGGCTCCGGTGTAAAGCCAACCCCCCTGAATGACGAAGAGGTTAACACTATCTTCAACCAGATGAAGGCTGATACGCCACGGGTTAAGGTTGGCTTCCACCCGGGTGAGAGCGTGCGGGTGGTAGATGGCCCCTTTATTGACTTCATCGGGGTGGTCGATCATATCAATGCGGAGAAGGGCAAGGTAACGGTGCTCATCTCCTTCTTCGGGCGGGAGACGCCGGTAGAGCTCGACTTCCTACAGGTGGAGAGGATTTGA
- the rplL gene encoding 50S ribosomal protein L7/L12: MTKDELIAAIKNMTVLDLSELVKALEAEFGVSAAAPVAVAASAASTEEAAPAEEEEKVEFTVTLKAVGPNKISVIKTVREVTGLGLKESKDLVEAAPTTVKESVSKEESATIKEKLEATGATVEVK; encoded by the coding sequence ATGACCAAAGATGAGCTCATCGCTGCCATCAAGAACATGACCGTGCTTGATCTCAGCGAGTTGGTCAAGGCACTGGAGGCGGAGTTCGGCGTCAGCGCTGCCGCTCCGGTGGCGGTAGCAGCATCCGCCGCTTCTACCGAAGAGGCCGCACCCGCTGAGGAGGAGGAGAAGGTAGAATTCACCGTTACGCTCAAAGCTGTCGGCCCCAACAAGATCAGTGTGATCAAGACGGTGCGTGAGGTAACCGGCCTGGGGCTAAAAGAATCTAAGGACCTGGTGGAGGCTGCCCCCACAACGGTGAAGGAGAGCGTTAGCAAAGAGGAGTCCGCCACGATAAAGGAGAAGCTGGAGGCCACCGGCGCCACCGTCGAGGTCAAATAG